A window from Leifsonia shinshuensis encodes these proteins:
- a CDS encoding TetR/AcrR family transcriptional regulator codes for MPKVTDEHRAARRHQIVTAALRCFARSGFQQTSMADIIAESGLSAGAIYGHYKSKEELMELAVSEILDARFLDLAQARRRDPLVSPAELVRMLVEGLTAQIGDLQLLLQVWGQVPINAKLRNLAGTIGGRIRGMFAGYLTEYYTRVVGLPPEEAEPAAEADAPLYVGLVQGYVVQSVLFEDFDRRGYLEAVERVAAAVRTNPITPVP; via the coding sequence ATGCCGAAGGTCACCGACGAGCACCGGGCGGCACGCCGCCACCAGATCGTCACCGCTGCGCTCCGCTGCTTCGCCCGTTCCGGCTTCCAGCAGACCTCGATGGCCGACATCATCGCCGAGTCCGGGCTCTCCGCCGGGGCCATCTACGGGCACTACAAGAGCAAGGAGGAACTCATGGAGCTCGCCGTCTCCGAGATCCTCGACGCCCGTTTCCTCGATCTCGCCCAGGCCCGCCGGCGCGACCCGCTGGTCTCCCCCGCCGAGCTCGTGCGCATGCTCGTCGAAGGGCTGACGGCGCAGATCGGCGACCTGCAGCTGCTGCTCCAGGTGTGGGGGCAGGTGCCCATCAACGCCAAGCTGCGGAACCTGGCCGGCACGATCGGCGGCCGCATCCGCGGCATGTTCGCCGGCTACCTGACCGAGTACTACACGCGCGTCGTGGGGCTGCCGCCCGAAGAGGCGGAGCCGGCGGCGGAGGCGGACGCGCCGCTGTATGTCGGGCTGGTGCAGGGTTACGTCGTCCAGAGCGTCCTCTTCGAGGACTTCGATCGCCGGGGCTACCTGGAGGCCGTCGAGCGCGTGGCGGCCGCGGTGCGGACGAACCCGATCACACCGGTCCCCTAG
- a CDS encoding ABC transporter permease produces the protein MLTATPAVSESDRPAVPSGGAPAPHTPWLRAVLLAVGAAAIVVVVLLAFLWPTVTSTVKDLPIAVAGRPAAVAQVEKQLDAAAEGAFDVTAVADRSDAVDLIKTRDVYGAIVIGQKPEVLTASANGAAVTQILTQVAGKLQAAAQKQADAAVAAAVAAGRAPAGTRAPTVTVPVTDIVPLASTDARGLGLAAAAFPLVLGGMLGGILISLLVVGSWRRLTAVVLYAVIGGLGVTAILQGWFGILQGGFWLNSLAVGLSMLATAAFIVGMNALLGRPGIAVGAVLTVLVGNPLSAAAQPLQFLVGPWGAVGQWFVPGASVTLLRDLSYFPDASTAFPWLVLTGWAVVGLVAMLFGHFRNQEVTQAAA, from the coding sequence ATGCTCACCGCCACACCCGCCGTGTCCGAATCGGACCGGCCCGCCGTCCCGTCCGGCGGAGCGCCCGCTCCGCACACCCCCTGGCTGCGCGCGGTGCTCCTCGCCGTCGGCGCCGCCGCGATCGTCGTCGTCGTGCTCCTGGCCTTCCTCTGGCCGACGGTCACGTCGACGGTCAAAGACCTGCCGATCGCCGTCGCCGGCCGGCCGGCCGCCGTGGCGCAGGTGGAGAAGCAGCTCGACGCCGCCGCGGAGGGCGCATTCGACGTGACCGCCGTCGCGGACCGCAGCGACGCGGTCGACCTCATCAAGACACGCGACGTCTACGGCGCGATCGTCATCGGGCAGAAGCCGGAGGTGCTCACGGCGTCCGCGAACGGCGCGGCCGTGACCCAGATCCTCACGCAGGTCGCCGGCAAGCTCCAGGCGGCCGCGCAGAAGCAGGCGGATGCCGCCGTGGCCGCCGCCGTCGCCGCCGGCCGCGCACCGGCCGGCACGCGCGCCCCCACCGTGACGGTCCCCGTCACCGACATCGTGCCGCTCGCGTCGACGGACGCGCGGGGCCTCGGCCTCGCTGCGGCCGCATTCCCGCTGGTGCTCGGCGGGATGCTCGGCGGCATCCTGATCTCGCTGCTGGTCGTCGGAAGCTGGCGACGGCTCACAGCGGTGGTGCTCTACGCCGTGATCGGCGGGCTCGGCGTGACGGCGATCCTGCAGGGCTGGTTCGGCATCCTGCAGGGCGGCTTCTGGCTCAACTCGCTCGCTGTGGGCCTCTCGATGCTCGCGACCGCCGCCTTCATCGTCGGGATGAACGCCTTGCTCGGCCGGCCCGGCATCGCCGTCGGCGCGGTGCTGACCGTGCTGGTCGGCAACCCGCTGTCCGCGGCCGCTCAGCCGCTCCAGTTCCTCGTCGGACCGTGGGGCGCCGTGGGTCAGTGGTTCGTGCCGGGTGCGTCGGTGACGCTGCTGCGCGACCTGTCGTACTTCCCGGACGCGAGCACCGCCTTCCCGTGGCTGGTGCTCACCGGTTGGGCGGTCGTCGGACTCGTCGCGATGCTGTTCGGGCACTTCCGCAACCAGGAGGTCACGCAGGCGGCCGCCTGA
- a CDS encoding DUF402 domain-containing protein yields MLPPLRRFRLGERIAIREVLRGRVWTSRPVVVIEDTAAQFVSYLEPGTIIDYPVGTQHGRGTFSMWLSGEWELGPKEFHAPGMLRIAPTGQPFEVFAPVTAELGVMSWYVNFQQPLIRTQHGFDTMDETLDLLVSPDFRSWERKDHDELELALEMGVYEQHDAQRILDSCVAVESALEHGEVPWDRKWRDWRPRAD; encoded by the coding sequence ATGTTGCCCCCCTTGCGGAGATTCCGGCTAGGAGAACGGATCGCAATTCGCGAGGTCCTGCGTGGACGTGTCTGGACGTCTCGCCCGGTCGTCGTCATCGAAGACACGGCGGCCCAGTTCGTTTCGTACCTCGAACCCGGCACGATCATCGACTACCCCGTCGGCACACAGCACGGGCGCGGTACATTCTCGATGTGGTTGTCGGGTGAATGGGAACTTGGCCCCAAAGAGTTCCACGCGCCGGGAATGCTTCGAATCGCTCCCACCGGGCAACCATTCGAGGTGTTCGCACCCGTCACCGCCGAACTCGGTGTGATGTCGTGGTACGTCAACTTCCAGCAGCCGTTGATCCGTACCCAGCACGGATTCGACACCATGGATGAGACTCTCGACCTACTTGTCTCACCCGACTTCCGCTCGTGGGAGCGAAAGGACCACGACGAGTTGGAGCTGGCTCTCGAGATGGGCGTCTACGAGCAACACGACGCGCAGCGCATCCTCGATTCGTGTGTAGCTGTCGAGAGTGCCCTGGAACACGGCGAAGTGCCATGGGATCGCAAGTGGCGCGATTGGCGTCCTCGGGCCGACTGA
- a CDS encoding NUDIX hydrolase, translating into MDNSEWWDLRDAAGVQTGEVFLRGAPGWPGGRYHLIVATCVFRDDGKVLQTQRAPGKEFERGWEFPGGSALAGETSRFAAGRELEEETGIAVPPSDLTLVGRFIEESALLDFYVAAAPPHHQLRLQVSEVMAADWVSYTEVERRISARLMALPWNARLKMLWPEATAAMNAAR; encoded by the coding sequence GTGGACAACAGCGAGTGGTGGGACCTACGGGATGCCGCCGGGGTTCAGACGGGTGAGGTGTTTCTACGGGGTGCTCCAGGCTGGCCAGGCGGGAGGTACCACCTGATCGTCGCGACCTGCGTGTTTCGGGACGACGGAAAGGTCCTGCAGACCCAGCGCGCACCCGGCAAGGAGTTCGAGCGCGGATGGGAGTTCCCCGGCGGCAGCGCATTGGCGGGTGAGACTAGTCGTTTCGCGGCCGGCAGAGAACTCGAGGAAGAGACCGGCATCGCGGTCCCGCCGTCGGACCTAACCTTGGTTGGTCGCTTCATTGAGGAGTCCGCGTTGCTCGACTTCTACGTGGCAGCGGCGCCCCCGCATCACCAGCTGCGCCTTCAAGTAAGCGAGGTCATGGCAGCCGACTGGGTGTCGTATACGGAAGTAGAGCGACGGATCAGTGCGCGGCTCATGGCTCTGCCGTGGAACGCGCGCCTCAAAATGCTATGGCCCGAGGCGACAGCAGCGATGAATGCCGCCCGATGA
- a CDS encoding SgcJ/EcaC family oxidoreductase: MTDTSRIIEPALSAWADGIRAHDVERVAAQFTTDAVFQGFDRSHSVGRAAVAAYYAKQPVGLSPDYRVREVVELGEDAFLTFVDVDFARPGGEVIPTHLTIVFVRDGDEWLIRHYHVSKIDA; this comes from the coding sequence ATGACCGACACGAGCCGCATCATCGAGCCCGCGCTGTCCGCGTGGGCGGACGGCATCCGCGCGCACGACGTCGAGAGGGTGGCCGCACAGTTCACCACGGACGCCGTGTTCCAGGGCTTCGACCGCAGCCACAGCGTCGGTCGCGCCGCGGTCGCGGCCTACTACGCGAAGCAGCCGGTCGGGCTGAGCCCCGACTACCGGGTGCGCGAGGTCGTCGAACTCGGGGAGGACGCGTTCCTCACCTTCGTCGACGTGGACTTCGCGCGTCCCGGCGGCGAGGTCATCCCCACTCACCTCACCATCGTGTTCGTGCGCGACGGCGACGAGTGGCTGATCCGGCACTACCACGTGTCGAAGATCGACGCGTAG
- a CDS encoding 2'-5' RNA ligase family protein, which translates to MRSYAVVALFHPLEIGATISRRAWPAHITLASNFTTASTPDQIIEVVTEAAPAAVPLNVRFGEEALFGPNHDVRVRLVESGQAVSVHMRLTDQLESLPGFVPEEPAYWRDGYRPHLTLGPSVTATEGNRETANSVAVIEILDSDAKVLALLHPRGAR; encoded by the coding sequence ATGAGGAGCTACGCCGTTGTCGCACTGTTCCATCCGCTCGAAATCGGCGCGACTATCAGTCGCCGAGCATGGCCAGCGCACATCACCCTCGCCTCGAACTTCACCACTGCCTCGACCCCTGACCAGATCATCGAGGTTGTCACCGAAGCCGCCCCAGCGGCTGTACCGCTGAACGTTCGCTTCGGTGAAGAGGCGCTGTTCGGACCGAACCACGATGTGCGAGTCCGGCTCGTGGAGTCTGGACAGGCGGTCAGCGTCCACATGCGACTTACGGATCAGCTCGAATCGCTCCCGGGTTTCGTTCCGGAAGAACCGGCGTACTGGCGAGACGGATACCGCCCGCACCTGACCCTTGGCCCATCAGTGACTGCGACGGAGGGCAACCGCGAAACTGCCAACTCCGTCGCGGTCATTGAAATCCTCGACAGCGATGCCAAGGTCCTCGCCCTTCTGCACCCGCGAGGCGCACGCTGA
- a CDS encoding nitronate monooxygenase, giving the protein MPDLRELLGIETPVVLGPFGGLSSVELTATVSSAGGLGSFGLYGLGPERIAAVAAEIRERTDRPFALNLWLPYQGPGERAPGDGFDRAEFDRAVADLGRLFAEAGVEPPAWPVPGLPPFEEQLEAVLAARPAAVSFVFGVPSADVVERAHRNGVRVIGAATTVPEAQALEAGGVDAIVASGLEAAGHRPSFLAAPEASLVGSMALIPQVVDAVSVPVIAAGGIADRRGVAAAFALGAAGVQVGSAFLATQQSVAPPVHRERMRGALAHETVLTRSMSGRPARGLPNRAVRTIEESGTRASFPLQNILTGVFRRRAAELGDPELLSLWMGQAAGLSRHDDAVDVFAELAAGVPARP; this is encoded by the coding sequence ATGCCGGACCTGCGAGAGCTGCTCGGCATCGAGACACCCGTCGTGCTCGGCCCGTTCGGCGGTCTGTCCTCGGTCGAGCTGACCGCGACGGTGAGCAGCGCGGGCGGCCTCGGGTCGTTCGGCCTGTACGGGCTCGGCCCGGAGCGGATCGCCGCCGTGGCGGCGGAGATCCGGGAACGCACCGACCGGCCGTTCGCGCTCAACCTGTGGCTGCCCTACCAGGGTCCTGGCGAGCGGGCTCCCGGCGACGGCTTCGACCGCGCCGAGTTCGACCGTGCCGTCGCCGACCTCGGCCGGCTGTTCGCCGAGGCCGGCGTCGAGCCCCCGGCGTGGCCCGTCCCCGGCCTCCCGCCGTTCGAAGAGCAGCTGGAGGCCGTGCTCGCCGCCCGCCCGGCCGCCGTCAGCTTCGTGTTCGGCGTGCCGTCGGCCGACGTGGTCGAGCGCGCACACCGTAACGGAGTCCGCGTGATCGGGGCGGCGACCACCGTGCCGGAGGCGCAGGCTCTCGAAGCGGGCGGCGTGGATGCGATCGTCGCGTCGGGTCTGGAGGCCGCGGGGCACCGGCCGTCGTTCCTGGCGGCTCCCGAGGCGAGCCTCGTCGGAAGCATGGCGCTCATCCCGCAGGTCGTCGACGCGGTCTCGGTGCCGGTCATCGCCGCAGGAGGCATCGCCGACCGGCGCGGGGTCGCGGCGGCGTTCGCGCTGGGCGCCGCGGGAGTGCAGGTCGGATCGGCGTTCCTCGCGACCCAGCAGTCGGTCGCACCGCCCGTGCACCGGGAGCGGATGCGCGGCGCGCTCGCCCACGAGACCGTGCTCACGCGCTCGATGAGCGGCCGGCCCGCTCGCGGCCTCCCGAACCGCGCCGTGCGCACGATCGAGGAGAGCGGGACCCGTGCGTCCTTCCCGCTGCAGAACATCCTCACCGGCGTCTTCCGCCGCCGGGCCGCCGAGCTGGGCGACCCCGAACTGCTCTCGCTCTGGATGGGCCAGGCCGCCGGCCTGTCCCGGCACGACGACGCGGTCGACGTCTTCGCCGAGCTCGCGGCGGGAGTGCCGGCCCGGCCGTAG
- a CDS encoding SDR family oxidoreductase, giving the protein MGTQKVAVITGASQGIGAGLVEGYLGLGYAVVANSRNIEPRDEENLVTVAGDISDPEVADRIIATALDRFGRVDALVNNAGIFIAKPFTDYTPEDFGTAVAINLGGFFHITQKAVADMLTRNAGHVVNVTTTLVENANSNVPSVLASLTKGGLSAAVASLAIEYASRGIRVNAVSPGIIRTPMHAEETYGFFDALHPMQHMGSIDDVVRGVLYLEQAPFVTGEILHVDGGQSAGN; this is encoded by the coding sequence ATGGGAACACAGAAGGTCGCCGTCATCACCGGCGCATCGCAGGGAATCGGCGCCGGACTCGTCGAGGGCTACCTCGGCCTCGGGTACGCGGTCGTCGCGAACTCGCGCAACATCGAGCCGCGCGACGAGGAGAACCTCGTCACCGTCGCCGGAGACATCTCCGACCCGGAGGTCGCGGACCGGATCATCGCCACCGCGCTCGACCGCTTCGGGCGGGTGGACGCACTGGTCAACAACGCGGGCATCTTCATCGCGAAGCCGTTCACCGACTACACGCCGGAGGATTTCGGGACGGCCGTCGCCATCAACCTCGGCGGCTTCTTCCACATCACGCAGAAGGCCGTCGCCGACATGCTGACCCGTAACGCGGGCCACGTCGTCAACGTGACCACCACGCTGGTCGAGAACGCCAACTCGAACGTGCCCTCGGTGCTCGCATCGCTCACCAAGGGCGGCCTCTCCGCGGCGGTCGCGTCGCTCGCGATCGAGTACGCGTCGCGCGGCATCCGGGTGAACGCCGTCTCCCCCGGAATCATCCGCACCCCGATGCACGCGGAGGAGACGTACGGGTTCTTCGACGCGCTCCACCCGATGCAGCACATGGGCAGCATCGACGACGTCGTGCGCGGCGTGCTCTACCTCGAGCAGGCTCCGTTCGTGACCGGCGAGATCCTGCACGTCGACGGCGGACAGAGCGCGGGGAACTGA
- a CDS encoding TetR/AcrR family transcriptional regulator has translation MGRTSDARERILTAGADLFGRRSYASIGVAEICAAAGVPKGSFYYFFPSKQALALEVVDRHWEWQRGEWMRILTSVAPVVDRLRDLFVATAQMQSDALKGTGAVVGCLFGNLALELSTQDDPVRARLQEIFEEQIDIVEATLREAEAAGDLHVADARESAKAIVAQIEGLVLFAKLYNDPAQLESLWRSSMMLLGLQDEAVA, from the coding sequence ATGGGACGGACATCCGACGCGCGGGAGCGCATCCTCACCGCGGGCGCAGACCTTTTCGGCCGCCGCTCATACGCCAGCATCGGGGTCGCGGAGATCTGCGCGGCCGCCGGGGTGCCGAAAGGCAGCTTCTACTACTTCTTCCCCTCCAAGCAGGCGCTCGCCCTCGAGGTGGTCGACCGGCACTGGGAGTGGCAGCGAGGCGAATGGATGCGCATCCTCACCTCCGTGGCTCCCGTCGTCGACCGGCTGCGCGACCTCTTCGTGGCCACCGCGCAGATGCAGAGCGACGCGCTGAAGGGCACGGGCGCGGTGGTCGGCTGCCTGTTCGGCAACCTCGCCCTCGAGCTGAGCACGCAGGACGACCCGGTGCGGGCACGGCTGCAGGAGATCTTCGAGGAGCAGATCGACATCGTGGAGGCGACGCTCCGGGAGGCGGAGGCCGCCGGCGACCTGCACGTCGCCGACGCCCGCGAGTCGGCCAAGGCGATCGTCGCCCAGATCGAGGGCTTGGTGCTGTTCGCCAAGCTCTACAACGATCCCGCGCAGCTCGAGAGCCTGTGGCGGAGCTCGATGATGCTGCTGGGACTGCAGGACGAGGCGGTCGCGTGA
- a CDS encoding muconolactone Delta-isomerase family protein — MEFFVDMATTIPEGTTPEAVAEMRKREAARAAELARDGFLRRLWRPPLGPGEWRSWAIFSAPDADELERLLASMPLRAWRRDTVTALTPHPSDPGLGRPE; from the coding sequence ATGGAGTTCTTCGTCGACATGGCGACGACCATCCCCGAGGGGACCACCCCGGAGGCCGTCGCCGAGATGAGGAAGCGGGAGGCGGCCCGGGCCGCCGAGCTGGCGCGGGACGGCTTCCTGCGCCGGCTCTGGCGGCCGCCGCTCGGTCCGGGCGAGTGGCGGAGCTGGGCGATCTTCTCCGCACCGGACGCGGACGAGCTGGAACGCCTCCTCGCGTCGATGCCGCTGCGCGCCTGGCGGCGTGACACGGTGACGGCGCTGACCCCGCATCCGAGCGATCCGGGGCTCGGTCGCCCCGAGTGA
- a CDS encoding NUDIX domain-containing protein, producing the protein MPMSPYVRSLRERVGHDLLLLPGVTAVIRDSDRFLLARQRDTERWSLIGGGIEPGETPHEAVAREVLEELGVTPGLGTIIGAYGGPLLETVHPNGDRVAYVTTAFECRLPSCALTLETEELLETGWFTRSDVDGLVRHEWIDTVLKDAH; encoded by the coding sequence ATGCCGATGTCGCCCTACGTTCGATCCCTACGCGAACGTGTCGGACATGATCTGTTACTCCTGCCCGGCGTGACGGCCGTGATCCGCGACAGTGATCGTTTCCTCCTAGCACGACAGCGGGACACCGAGCGATGGAGTCTCATCGGCGGCGGTATCGAGCCTGGGGAGACGCCGCACGAGGCCGTCGCTCGGGAAGTCCTCGAAGAACTCGGCGTAACGCCAGGACTCGGCACGATTATCGGTGCTTACGGCGGGCCGCTTCTGGAGACGGTGCATCCCAATGGGGATCGCGTCGCCTATGTCACAACCGCTTTCGAATGTCGCTTACCAAGCTGCGCTCTCACGCTGGAGACCGAGGAGCTGCTTGAGACTGGCTGGTTCACACGCAGCGACGTCGACGGTCTCGTCCGACACGAGTGGATTGACACCGTGCTGAAAGACGCCCACTGA